In a single window of the Micromonospora sp. WMMD1155 genome:
- a CDS encoding cystathionine gamma-lyase, translating to MSELGDGTRCVRAGLPEPTPGDPFLPGPVFAAPYHLDPFQGQGTSPNGYGRPDNPTRRLLETAVGELEGGACRVFSTGQAAITGLLLTLLRPGDTVVLPTDGYFPVRAFATEVLEAIGVRVLFAPTAGPYPSFEGVRLVLVETPANPGLDVVDLVALAERVHAAGALLAVDNTTATPLGQRPLDLGADLVVASGTKALTGHSDLLLGYLASRSTELIAAVTTWRTTTGSVPGAFDAWLAHRSLSTLDLRLARQSANAAAVVDLLADRPDVTGLRWPGRPDDPAYPVASAQMRRMPGVLSFDLGSAERVGRFIEAARLVAAATSFGGLHTTADRREQWGDDTAPGFVRLSCGAEDTADLVADIAAALDAAGPV from the coding sequence ATGAGCGAGTTGGGAGACGGCACCCGCTGCGTACGCGCCGGCCTGCCCGAGCCGACGCCGGGAGACCCGTTCCTGCCGGGGCCGGTCTTCGCCGCGCCGTACCACCTCGACCCGTTCCAGGGTCAGGGCACGTCGCCGAACGGCTACGGTCGCCCGGACAACCCGACCCGGCGGCTGCTGGAGACGGCGGTGGGCGAGTTGGAGGGCGGTGCGTGCCGCGTCTTCTCCACCGGGCAAGCGGCCATCACCGGGCTGCTGCTGACCCTGCTGCGCCCCGGTGACACGGTGGTGCTGCCCACCGACGGATACTTCCCGGTCCGGGCGTTCGCGACCGAAGTGCTGGAGGCGATCGGCGTCCGGGTGCTCTTCGCGCCGACCGCCGGGCCGTACCCGTCGTTCGAGGGTGTCCGGCTGGTGCTCGTGGAGACACCGGCCAACCCGGGCCTGGACGTGGTCGACCTGGTGGCCCTGGCCGAGAGGGTGCACGCCGCCGGCGCGTTGCTCGCGGTGGACAACACCACGGCCACCCCGCTCGGTCAGCGCCCACTCGACCTCGGCGCCGACCTGGTGGTCGCCTCGGGCACGAAGGCTCTCACCGGCCACTCCGACCTGCTGCTGGGTTACCTGGCCAGCCGGTCCACCGAACTGATCGCCGCGGTGACGACGTGGCGGACGACGACCGGTTCGGTCCCGGGGGCGTTCGACGCCTGGTTGGCACACCGGTCACTGTCCACCCTGGACCTGCGGCTGGCCCGGCAGAGCGCGAACGCCGCCGCGGTCGTCGACCTGCTCGCCGACCGGCCGGACGTGACCGGGCTGCGCTGGCCGGGGCGGCCGGACGACCCCGCGTACCCGGTGGCCTCGGCCCAGATGCGCCGGATGCCGGGGGTGCTCTCGTTCGACCTGGGGAGCGCCGAACGGGTGGGCCGGTTCATCGAGGCCGCCCGGCTGGTGGCGGCGGCGACCTCCTTCGGTGGCCTGCACACCACGGCGGACCGCCGGGAACAGTGGGGCGACGACACCGCACCCGGCTTCGTCCGGCTCTCCTGCGGGGCCGAGGACACCGCGGACCTGGTGGCCGACATCGCCGCCGCACTGGACGCGGCCGGGCCGGTCTGA
- a CDS encoding RNA degradosome polyphosphate kinase, with protein MSTPREHPARQPASDLRNGSRARGTDGRFRPSRAERAGAARADTLADDPGAASSGLDEVIEPEPTTDEADAPASVGVHPVLPVDLPTATEEEDDEPPAPLPEDRFLNRELSWLDFNARVLTLAEDQRTPLLERAKFLAIFASNLDEFFMVRIAGLKRRLSAGLPVRGGDRLPLRTQLELIAERTAALVARHAACFVDDVLPKLADEGIRILRWGELGDPERERLRTYFREHIFPVLTPLAVDPAHPFPYISGRSLNLAVAVRDPDGGSELFARVKVPNNVPRFVRVDRDQPGVRMLPVEDLISVHLGQLFSGMQVVECHLFRVTRNAEVEVDEDRDEDLLQALERELARRRFGPPVRLEVAASISDHMLELLVRELDMDDQDVLRVPGLLDLSALWQVYGEADRPDLKDPPFVPATHPRLAEGEVPRSVFATLRDGDILVHHPYHSFATSVQRFIEQAAADPNVLAIKQTLYRTSGDSPIVDALVDAAAAGKQVVVLVEVKARFDEVANIGWARTLERAGCHVVYGLVGLKTHCKTALVVRQEGNQIRRYCHIGTGNYHPKTARLYEDFGMLTADPEIGADLTDLFNVLTGYSRQTAYRRLLVAPQGIRAGLIERIEREISHVRLGMPGLVQFKVNSLVDEGVTDALYRASQAGVHVDLLIRGMCTLRPGVPGLSENIRVRSILGRFLEHSRVFRFGNNGEAEFWMGSADLMHRNLDRRVEALVQVSDPVARAELDQVLTAAMSPDVDAFELAGDGSWTRRTSADDSAPAHLQELLLRRVGGTAG; from the coding sequence GTGAGCACCCCTCGCGAGCACCCGGCCCGCCAGCCCGCCTCCGACCTCCGCAACGGTTCCCGCGCGCGCGGGACCGACGGCCGCTTCCGCCCGTCCCGCGCCGAACGGGCGGGCGCCGCCCGCGCCGACACCCTCGCCGACGACCCGGGGGCCGCCTCCTCCGGGCTGGACGAGGTCATCGAACCCGAGCCGACGACCGACGAGGCGGACGCCCCCGCCTCCGTCGGCGTCCATCCGGTCCTGCCGGTCGACCTCCCGACCGCCACCGAGGAGGAGGACGACGAACCGCCGGCACCGCTGCCCGAGGACCGTTTCCTCAACCGGGAGCTCTCCTGGCTCGACTTCAACGCCCGGGTGCTCACCCTGGCCGAGGACCAGCGCACCCCACTGCTGGAACGCGCCAAGTTCCTGGCGATCTTCGCCAGCAACCTGGACGAGTTCTTCATGGTGCGCATCGCCGGACTGAAGCGGCGCCTCTCCGCCGGCCTGCCGGTGCGCGGCGGGGACCGGCTGCCCCTGCGGACGCAGTTGGAGCTGATCGCGGAGCGCACCGCCGCCCTGGTGGCCCGGCACGCCGCCTGCTTCGTGGACGACGTGCTGCCCAAGCTGGCCGACGAGGGCATCCGCATCCTGCGCTGGGGCGAGCTGGGCGACCCGGAGCGGGAGCGGCTGCGCACCTACTTCCGGGAGCACATCTTCCCGGTGCTGACCCCGCTCGCGGTGGACCCGGCGCACCCGTTCCCGTACATCTCGGGGCGCTCACTGAACCTGGCGGTGGCGGTTCGTGACCCCGACGGCGGCTCCGAGCTGTTCGCCCGGGTGAAGGTGCCCAACAACGTCCCGCGCTTCGTCCGGGTGGACCGGGACCAGCCGGGCGTCCGGATGTTGCCGGTGGAAGACCTGATCTCGGTGCACCTGGGGCAGCTGTTCAGTGGGATGCAGGTGGTCGAGTGCCACCTGTTCCGGGTGACCCGCAACGCCGAGGTGGAGGTCGACGAGGACCGCGACGAGGACCTGTTGCAGGCCCTGGAGCGGGAGCTGGCCCGGCGGCGGTTCGGCCCACCGGTCCGGCTGGAGGTGGCCGCGTCGATCTCCGACCACATGTTGGAGCTGCTCGTCCGCGAGTTGGACATGGACGACCAGGACGTGCTGCGGGTGCCCGGGCTGCTGGACCTGTCCGCGCTGTGGCAGGTCTACGGCGAGGCCGACCGGCCGGACCTGAAGGACCCGCCGTTCGTGCCGGCCACCCACCCTCGGCTCGCCGAGGGCGAGGTGCCGCGCAGCGTCTTCGCCACCCTGCGCGACGGCGACATTTTGGTGCATCACCCGTACCACTCGTTCGCCACGAGCGTGCAGCGCTTCATCGAGCAGGCCGCCGCCGACCCGAACGTGCTGGCCATCAAGCAGACCCTCTACCGCACCAGCGGCGACTCCCCGATCGTCGACGCGCTCGTCGACGCGGCCGCCGCCGGTAAGCAGGTGGTGGTGCTGGTGGAGGTGAAGGCCCGCTTCGACGAGGTGGCCAACATCGGCTGGGCCCGTACGTTGGAACGGGCCGGCTGCCACGTGGTGTACGGCCTGGTCGGGCTCAAGACGCACTGCAAGACCGCGCTGGTGGTCCGCCAGGAGGGCAACCAGATCCGCCGCTACTGCCACATCGGCACCGGCAACTACCACCCGAAGACCGCCCGACTGTACGAGGACTTCGGGATGCTCACCGCCGACCCGGAGATCGGTGCCGACCTCACCGACCTGTTCAACGTCCTCACCGGCTACAGCCGGCAGACCGCGTACCGGCGGTTGCTCGTCGCTCCGCAGGGCATCCGCGCCGGGCTCATCGAGCGCATCGAGCGGGAGATCTCGCACGTCCGACTGGGCATGCCCGGCCTGGTCCAGTTCAAGGTCAACTCGCTGGTCGACGAGGGGGTGACCGACGCGCTGTACCGGGCCTCCCAGGCCGGCGTCCACGTCGACCTGCTCATCCGGGGCATGTGCACGTTGCGCCCCGGGGTGCCCGGGCTGTCGGAGAACATCCGGGTCCGCTCGATCCTCGGCCGGTTCCTGGAGCACTCCCGGGTCTTCCGGTTCGGCAACAACGGTGAGGCCGAGTTCTGGATGGGTTCGGCGGACCTCATGCACCGCAACCTCGACCGCCGGGTGGAGGCGCTGGTGCAGGTGAGCGACCCCGTCGCCCGCGCCGAGCTGGACCAGGTGCTGACCGCCGCCATGAGCCCCGACGTGGACGCGTTCGAGCTGGCCGGCGACGGCAGTTGGACCCGGCGTACCAGCGCCGACGACAGCGCCCCGGCGCATCTGCAGGAACTGCTGTTGCGCCGCGTCGGTGGCACGGCCGGCTGA
- the cofC gene encoding 2-phospho-L-lactate guanylyltransferase: MSQPRWAVVVPVKQLGAAKSRLRGALPGVPHEELALALAADTLRAVLACPAVAEALVVTDDARVAEAARAGGARVLPDEPRAGLNAAFRHGAAGTTGGWVAGLTADLPALRPAELAGALLAAQNGRPGVRRFVPDAPGSGTVLLTAPPGLALGPRFGVGSAVAHAASGALPLTGDWPSLRRDVDTPTDLTAAARLGLGPRTAALVAAAHPARSAG, encoded by the coding sequence GTGAGTCAGCCGAGGTGGGCCGTGGTGGTGCCGGTGAAGCAGCTGGGCGCGGCCAAGAGTCGGCTGCGGGGTGCGCTGCCCGGCGTACCGCACGAGGAGCTGGCGCTGGCCCTGGCGGCCGACACCCTTCGCGCGGTGCTGGCCTGCCCGGCGGTCGCCGAGGCCCTGGTGGTCACCGACGACGCCCGGGTGGCGGAGGCGGCGCGGGCGGGCGGCGCGCGGGTGCTGCCGGACGAGCCGCGCGCCGGCCTGAACGCGGCGTTCCGGCACGGCGCGGCCGGGACCACCGGCGGCTGGGTGGCCGGTCTCACCGCGGACCTGCCGGCGCTGCGCCCGGCCGAGCTGGCCGGCGCGCTGCTCGCGGCCCAGAACGGTCGGCCGGGGGTACGCCGGTTCGTGCCGGACGCACCCGGCAGCGGCACGGTGCTGCTGACCGCCCCGCCCGGCCTCGCGTTGGGCCCCCGTTTCGGGGTGGGTTCGGCGGTCGCGCACGCGGCGAGCGGGGCGCTGCCCCTGACCGGGGACTGGCCCAGCCTGCGCCGCGACGTGGACACCCCGACGGACCTGACCGCCGCCGCCCGGCTCGGGCTGGGGCCACGAACCGCCGCACTCGTCGCCGCCGCTCACCCGGCCCGGTCCGCGGGTTGA
- a CDS encoding NAD(P)H-dependent glycerol-3-phosphate dehydrogenase: protein MSGHVAVLGAGSWGTAFAKILADAGRDVTVWARRAPVAESIRAERRNPEYLPDLLLPSRVTATADAAEAITGAELVVLAVPSQTLRGNLAEWAGHLHPDSTLVSLMKGIELGTTKRMSEVIVETAGVAADRVVVVSGPNLAPEIAAEQPAATVVAGTNRHRTTLVQSSIRTPYLRPYTNDDVIGCELGGAVKNVIALSYGIATAMGFGDNTRAMLMTRGLAETARLGVALGADPITFAGLAGMGDLVASCSSPLARNRTFGEHLGRGETLEQAQAATRQTAEGVKSCLAIRDLARAHGVEMPITEHVERICHEGMDPRLAVETLMSRTAKPESYE from the coding sequence ATGAGTGGGCACGTCGCGGTGCTCGGCGCCGGCTCCTGGGGCACCGCGTTCGCCAAGATCCTCGCCGACGCGGGACGGGACGTGACGGTGTGGGCCCGCCGCGCGCCGGTCGCGGAGAGCATCCGGGCCGAGCGGCGCAACCCGGAGTACCTGCCGGACCTGCTGCTGCCGTCCCGGGTCACCGCCACCGCCGACGCCGCCGAGGCGATCACCGGCGCCGAGCTGGTGGTCCTGGCGGTGCCGTCGCAGACCCTGCGCGGCAACCTCGCCGAGTGGGCCGGGCACCTGCACCCCGACTCCACCCTCGTGTCGTTGATGAAGGGCATCGAGTTGGGCACCACCAAGCGGATGAGCGAGGTCATCGTGGAGACCGCCGGGGTCGCCGCCGACCGGGTGGTCGTGGTCTCCGGTCCGAACCTGGCCCCGGAGATCGCCGCCGAGCAACCCGCCGCGACAGTGGTCGCCGGAACGAACAGACACCGTACGACGCTCGTGCAGTCGTCGATCCGGACGCCGTACCTGCGCCCGTACACCAACGACGACGTGATCGGCTGTGAGCTGGGCGGAGCGGTCAAGAACGTGATCGCCCTGTCGTACGGCATCGCCACCGCGATGGGTTTCGGCGACAACACCCGGGCCATGCTGATGACACGGGGGCTCGCCGAGACGGCCCGGCTGGGTGTGGCGCTCGGCGCGGACCCGATCACCTTCGCCGGCCTCGCGGGCATGGGTGACCTGGTCGCCTCCTGCTCCTCCCCGCTGGCCCGCAACCGCACCTTCGGTGAGCACCTGGGCCGGGGCGAGACGCTCGAGCAGGCCCAGGCCGCCACCCGGCAGACCGCCGAGGGGGTGAAGAGCTGCCTGGCGATCCGTGACCTGGCCCGCGCGCACGGCGTGGAGATGCCGATCACCGAGCACGTCGAGCGGATCTGCCACGAGGGGATGGACCCACGCCTGGCCGTGGAGACCCTGATGAGCCGCACCGCCAAGCCCGAGTCGTACGAGTGA
- a CDS encoding cold-shock protein — protein MQGTVASYDAATRSGVLLLDDGTEMRFPARAFDASGLRLLRLGQRVHIDTDPDGTVVRVTLPTMI, from the coding sequence ATGCAGGGCACGGTGGCCAGCTACGACGCGGCGACGCGCAGCGGTGTCCTGCTGCTCGACGACGGCACCGAGATGCGCTTCCCGGCGCGGGCCTTCGACGCCTCCGGGCTGCGGCTTCTCCGACTCGGGCAGCGGGTCCACATCGACACGGATCCCGACGGCACGGTCGTCCGGGTGACATTGCCGACGATGATCTGA
- a CDS encoding lysophospholipid acyltransferase family protein, whose amino-acid sequence MARRRLGFWQRFAVGLVKPVMTVWTRRSWRGQEHLRRDGGMIIVANHLSHADPLVSAHFIYDSGRWPQYLGKASVFRVPVVGWILHRCLQIPVERGSVDAVRSLDKMVAALNRGGAVVIYPEGTTTRQPELWPMKAKTGAARLALATGAPVVPVVMWGPERIFDPRTSRVNLRPRIPVTVVAGEPIDLSRWADAQPTRATLEEMTDTIMLRLRDMLAEIRGGTPPPLWERPARSSAGREQQQQGEAA is encoded by the coding sequence GTGGCACGGCGAAGGCTGGGGTTCTGGCAACGGTTCGCCGTGGGGCTGGTGAAGCCGGTGATGACCGTGTGGACCCGGCGGAGCTGGCGTGGCCAGGAACACCTCCGTCGCGACGGCGGCATGATCATCGTGGCGAACCACCTCTCGCACGCCGACCCGCTGGTCTCTGCGCACTTCATCTACGACTCCGGGCGCTGGCCGCAGTACCTGGGCAAGGCCAGCGTGTTCCGGGTGCCGGTGGTCGGCTGGATCCTGCACCGGTGCCTGCAGATCCCGGTCGAGCGGGGCAGCGTCGACGCGGTCCGCTCGCTGGACAAGATGGTCGCCGCGCTCAACCGGGGCGGCGCCGTGGTGATCTACCCGGAGGGCACCACCACCCGGCAGCCGGAGCTGTGGCCGATGAAGGCCAAGACCGGCGCCGCCCGGTTGGCGCTGGCCACCGGCGCACCCGTCGTACCGGTGGTGATGTGGGGGCCGGAGCGCATCTTCGATCCGCGGACCAGCCGGGTGAACCTGCGCCCCCGAATCCCGGTGACCGTCGTCGCCGGGGAACCGATCGACCTCAGCCGGTGGGCGGACGCCCAGCCGACCCGGGCCACCCTCGAAGAGATGACGGACACCATCATGCTGCGGCTGCGGGACATGCTCGCCGAGATCCGTGGTGGCACACCGCCACCGCTGTGGGAGCGACCGGCCCGGTCGTCCGCCGGCCGCGAGCAGCAGCAGCAGGGTGAAGCGGCATGA